The Pseudoalteromonas translucida KMM 520 genome has a window encoding:
- the cgtA gene encoding Obg family GTPase CgtA codes for MKFVDEVEIRVEAGDGGAGIVSFRREKYIPEGGPDGGDGGDGGSVYLQADENLNTLIDYQFERFHRADRGTNGRSRNCTGKKSDDLFIMVPVGTRIMDVDTQEGLGDLTQHGQKILVAKGGFHGLGNARFKSSTNRAPRQKTLGTEGEVRNLKLELLLLADVGLLGLPNAGKSTFIRSVSAAKPKVADYPFTTLIPNLGVVRPEANKSFVIADIPGLIEGASDGAGLGIQFLKHLERCRILLHIIDVMPVDGSNPVDNAFAIVNELHQYSPKLAEKPRWLVFNKIDLLPADEAKALCDKIAQELGETENIYSISAINKSNTQPLIHDVMTLLESMPKEKFVETTDEEVEFKWDTYHQKAAKKGDDDDWDEWNEDDYDVEVVYER; via the coding sequence ATGAAGTTTGTAGATGAAGTAGAAATTCGCGTAGAAGCTGGAGACGGTGGCGCCGGTATCGTGTCTTTCCGTCGTGAAAAATATATCCCAGAAGGTGGGCCTGACGGTGGTGACGGTGGTGACGGTGGTAGTGTTTATCTACAAGCGGATGAAAACTTAAATACCTTAATTGATTACCAATTTGAACGTTTCCATAGAGCAGATCGCGGTACCAATGGCCGCAGCCGTAACTGTACGGGTAAAAAGTCTGACGATTTATTTATTATGGTACCTGTGGGTACACGTATTATGGACGTTGATACGCAAGAGGGATTAGGCGATTTAACCCAACATGGCCAAAAGATTTTGGTGGCAAAAGGCGGTTTCCATGGCTTAGGAAATGCGCGTTTTAAATCAAGTACTAACCGTGCTCCGCGTCAAAAAACATTAGGAACAGAGGGTGAAGTCCGCAACCTTAAACTAGAGTTATTGTTATTAGCAGATGTAGGTTTATTAGGTTTGCCAAATGCAGGTAAGTCTACCTTTATCCGTAGTGTATCGGCAGCAAAACCAAAAGTAGCAGACTACCCATTTACGACGCTTATTCCTAATTTAGGCGTGGTACGTCCTGAAGCTAATAAATCATTTGTTATCGCTGATATACCAGGTTTAATTGAAGGTGCATCGGATGGTGCTGGTTTAGGTATTCAATTTTTGAAGCACCTAGAGCGCTGTAGAATATTACTGCATATTATTGATGTAATGCCAGTCGATGGCTCAAATCCAGTTGATAATGCATTTGCGATTGTTAATGAGTTACATCAGTACAGCCCTAAATTAGCAGAAAAACCGCGCTGGTTGGTATTTAACAAAATAGATTTATTACCAGCCGACGAAGCAAAAGCTTTATGTGACAAAATTGCACAAGAGCTAGGCGAAACTGAAAATATTTACAGTATTTCTGCTATTAATAAATCAAATACTCAACCGTTAATTCATGACGTAATGACATTGCTTGAAAGCATGCCAAAAGAGAAATTCGTTGAAACAACAGACGAAGAGGTTGAGTTTAAGTGGGACACCTATCATCAAAAAGCCGCTAAAAAAGGCGATGATGATGATTGGGATGAGTGGAATGAAGATGATTACGACGTAGAAGTTGTATACGAGCGTTAA
- the ispB gene encoding octaprenyl diphosphate synthase, whose amino-acid sequence MDIKAIQALIENDMNDVNQLIHAQMRSDVALVNQLGLYIVNSGGKRVRPMLAILAARALGYQGKEHITLATIVEFIHTATLLHDDVVDESNLRRGTPTANAEFGNAASVLVGDFIYTRSFQLMVGLGKMQVMQVLADATNIIAEGEVLQLMNCNDPDTTEASYMQVIYSKTAKLFEAATGLAAIITEQNQATLDALNLYGMHLGTAFQLVDDVLDYNADADQLGKNIGDDLAEGKPTLPLIYAMQHGNEQQTQLIRDAIEHSNGMDHLEEILAALKQTNALEFTMQKAELEADKAIACLDFLAESEYKQALVSLARIAVDRDH is encoded by the coding sequence ATGGATATAAAAGCTATCCAGGCGTTAATCGAAAACGATATGAATGACGTCAATCAACTTATACATGCGCAAATGCGCTCAGATGTGGCGTTAGTTAACCAACTTGGTTTGTATATTGTAAACAGTGGCGGCAAGCGCGTGCGCCCAATGTTGGCAATACTAGCAGCCAGAGCACTGGGTTATCAGGGTAAAGAGCATATTACACTTGCAACTATTGTTGAGTTTATTCATACCGCAACACTACTACATGATGATGTTGTTGATGAATCTAACTTACGCCGAGGCACGCCTACAGCAAATGCTGAGTTTGGTAATGCTGCCAGCGTATTAGTAGGCGACTTTATTTACACTCGTTCATTTCAGCTTATGGTTGGCCTTGGTAAAATGCAGGTAATGCAAGTGCTTGCAGATGCAACTAACATTATTGCTGAAGGTGAAGTATTACAGTTAATGAACTGTAATGACCCCGATACCACTGAAGCCAGCTATATGCAGGTTATTTACTCTAAAACCGCTAAGCTATTTGAAGCCGCTACAGGCCTTGCTGCCATTATTACTGAGCAAAACCAAGCCACGCTTGATGCGCTTAACCTATACGGCATGCATTTAGGTACTGCGTTTCAGCTCGTTGATGACGTACTTGATTACAACGCAGATGCTGATCAATTAGGTAAAAATATTGGTGATGATTTAGCCGAAGGTAAACCAACGCTGCCGCTTATTTATGCAATGCAACATGGTAATGAGCAGCAAACACAGCTGATCCGTGACGCTATAGAGCACAGTAATGGCATGGATCATCTTGAAGAGATTTTAGCGGCACTTAAACAAACGAATGCACTTGAATTTACGATGCAAAAGGCCGAACTTGAAGCCGACAAAGCCATTGCTTGCTTAGACTTTTTAGCTGAGTCTGAATATAAACAAGCACTTGTGAGCCTTGCCCGTATTGCAGTTGATCGCGATCACTAA
- a CDS encoding ABC transporter ATP-binding protein produces MSSLILQGVSYQYNGTKVIHELNLTIGKNEIVCLLGASGCGKTTTLKAIAGLIETQQGSVFIDGKLVSNANTFISPEHRNIGMMFQDYALFPHLTVAHNIAFGLSKMSKEQKQQRVDEMLKLVHLVGCADRYPHQLSGGQQQRVAIARALAYKPSLLLLDEPFSNIDTQVRFELIADIRRIIKTQQVSAVFVTHSKEEAFAFADTLAIMHQGKIAQQGTPEQLFAKPSSKEVAEFLGQGIYLSAEVLTATEYKTAFGLVESVIAHQHQANIGKIYVRPHQIELMSDSKKDSHSERATILSSRFIGSAYVYTVVIAQQEIEVAAQYGQSFVQNEQVIIKIKPHTVNFFES; encoded by the coding sequence ATGAGTAGTTTGATTTTACAAGGCGTGAGCTATCAATATAACGGTACTAAGGTTATTCACGAGCTAAATTTAACCATAGGTAAAAACGAAATAGTGTGTTTGTTAGGTGCCAGTGGTTGTGGTAAAACCACCACCCTAAAAGCAATTGCAGGGCTAATAGAAACGCAACAAGGAAGCGTGTTTATCGATGGCAAGCTGGTAAGTAACGCCAATACATTTATCTCGCCAGAGCATCGTAATATTGGCATGATGTTTCAAGATTATGCGTTATTTCCACATTTAACCGTGGCACATAATATTGCTTTTGGCTTAAGTAAAATGAGTAAAGAGCAAAAGCAACAGCGCGTTGATGAAATGCTTAAGCTGGTACATTTAGTTGGCTGCGCCGACAGGTATCCGCATCAGTTATCGGGTGGACAACAACAGCGCGTGGCGATTGCACGTGCACTTGCTTACAAACCAAGTTTACTATTACTTGATGAGCCGTTTTCGAATATAGACACTCAAGTACGCTTTGAATTAATTGCCGATATTCGCCGCATAATTAAAACCCAACAAGTGTCGGCGGTATTTGTTACCCACTCAAAGGAAGAGGCTTTTGCATTTGCAGATACACTGGCTATTATGCATCAGGGTAAAATAGCTCAGCAGGGCACCCCAGAACAGCTTTTTGCTAAACCAAGCTCAAAGGAGGTTGCAGAGTTTCTGGGTCAGGGCATATACTTAAGCGCAGAAGTGTTAACAGCAACTGAATATAAAACCGCTTTTGGCCTAGTGGAGTCGGTTATTGCGCACCAGCATCAGGCTAATATAGGAAAAATATATGTGCGTCCTCATCAAATAGAGCTAATGAGCGACAGTAAAAAAGATAGCCATAGTGAACGCGCCACCATATTAAGCAGTCGTTTTATTGGTTCGGCTTATGTTTACACTGTAGTTATTGCACAACAAGAAATAGAAGTTGCAGCGCAATATGGCCAGTCATTTGTTCAAAATGAGCAGGTTATAATAAAAATAAAACCCCACACGGTGAATTTTTTCGAATCATAA
- a CDS encoding peroxiredoxin, with protein MIVQGQTLPSVALSQLTDDGMQTLTNSELFADKKVVLFAVPGAFTPTCSNAHLPEFITLADKIKAKGVDAIYCVSVNDAFVMKAWGASQNAQEIAMLADGDASFTKALGLDMNTAGFGGMRSKRYAMIVENGVVTGLFVEQEKEFVVSRAAAVLEKL; from the coding sequence ATGATTGTACAAGGTCAAACTCTTCCCTCGGTTGCGCTAAGCCAGTTAACCGACGATGGTATGCAAACACTGACTAACAGTGAATTATTTGCAGATAAAAAAGTTGTATTGTTTGCAGTCCCCGGTGCGTTTACACCTACCTGTTCAAATGCTCACTTACCAGAGTTTATTACTCTGGCAGATAAAATAAAAGCAAAGGGCGTTGATGCAATTTATTGTGTATCGGTAAATGATGCGTTTGTTATGAAAGCATGGGGAGCATCACAAAATGCACAAGAAATAGCCATGCTGGCAGACGGCGATGCGAGTTTTACTAAAGCATTAGGCCTTGATATGAATACGGCAGGGTTTGGCGGTATGCGTTCAAAGCGTTACGCAATGATTGTGGAAAATGGTGTAGTAACCGGTTTATTTGTAGAGCAAGAAAAAGAGTTTGTGGTTAGTCGTGCCGCTGCTGTTTTAGAAAAACTATAG
- the rplU gene encoding 50S ribosomal protein L21, translating into MYAVFQSGGKQHRVTEGQTIRLEKLDVETGAAVEFDSVLLVADGEKIEIGVPFVNGGKITAEVVSHGRGEKIKVVKFRRRKHSRKQMGHRQWFTEVKITGISA; encoded by the coding sequence ATGTACGCGGTTTTCCAAAGTGGTGGTAAACAGCATCGTGTGACTGAAGGTCAAACGATTCGTCTTGAAAAATTAGACGTTGAAACTGGTGCAGCAGTAGAATTTGATTCAGTACTTTTAGTTGCTGATGGTGAGAAAATCGAGATTGGTGTACCGTTCGTAAACGGTGGCAAGATAACAGCTGAGGTTGTTTCACATGGTCGCGGTGAGAAGATTAAGGTTGTTAAATTTAGACGCCGTAAGCATTCTCGTAAGCAAATGGGCCATCGTCAATGGTTCACAGAAGTTAAAATCACTGGCATTAGCGCTTAA
- a CDS encoding methyl-accepting chemotaxis protein, protein MRASTFTRLLAVLLTLASVLLAMTLLWASQTLLKLEQQDSAYRQLKNTIMVDLSSYLSNYLAQGDSQYLTQASSLISQVEQKQLTLLPVTLKSQLTEQLNTLHNDINGKYRALGKLSGNETALLDNALRQMAGSASSLISYARSASDKSHDTLSYYKLANEYYSEVINLSLFSYQLVLDYQQSVEQSLQQSVKNLNVLAAKIEQLPNLGVMDKVDEYSLFIDEQSEDLATDIKSELSSWPNRYPRDLTSTLTQAQQRQTGADELRTQLSNLSKTVINAEQALKTQQDNLKQQVFWVFCVAISGLVILAGGVYIVQRNLVLNPLRRLRDGFAFLIETNELKNIVSNNPKTEVGEIAQYFNQLIERQRIEAQERAQMLKVVNAFMQQMSKHLQTIEQQTTTSYGQVEQNQYLLTDIQQIGEQVNNINTQVADNAQSTFSAMEQSLGFAQSMLSASADTQARVERSIQSLQELLNGVEGVSKIIEVIRNIAEQTNLLALNAAIESARAGEHGRGFAVVADEVRQLARQTQGSLSEINGQLTILSENSRLVTTQITALTQGAQSQTQNAQELKLNSEAVASNAQNANKVAFEAMELAKQQSNLLDNFSQSMAEMKGQVSESSSLVDDIRHQLQQQIHTIKGGLGL, encoded by the coding sequence ATGCGCGCCTCTACATTTACCCGCTTACTGGCTGTTTTGTTAACTCTCGCGAGTGTTTTATTAGCTATGACTCTACTTTGGGCCAGTCAAACTTTACTTAAACTAGAGCAGCAAGACAGTGCATATAGACAGCTTAAAAATACGATTATGGTTGATTTATCGAGTTACTTAAGTAATTACTTAGCACAAGGCGATAGCCAATACTTAACACAAGCCTCAAGTTTAATTTCGCAAGTAGAGCAAAAACAGTTAACGCTATTACCAGTGACTCTTAAATCACAACTTACTGAGCAATTAAATACTCTACATAATGATATAAACGGTAAATATAGAGCCTTGGGTAAGCTCTCTGGTAACGAAACGGCTTTACTTGATAATGCGCTAAGGCAAATGGCTGGTTCGGCATCCTCGTTAATTAGTTATGCGCGCTCAGCTTCGGATAAAAGTCACGACACGCTTAGTTATTATAAATTGGCCAATGAGTATTATAGTGAAGTGATTAACTTATCATTATTTAGTTATCAACTGGTGCTAGATTACCAGCAGAGCGTAGAGCAGAGTTTGCAACAAAGTGTGAAAAATTTAAATGTATTAGCAGCAAAAATAGAGCAGCTACCAAACTTAGGTGTGATGGATAAAGTAGATGAGTATAGTTTATTTATTGACGAGCAAAGTGAAGATTTAGCTACTGATATAAAATCAGAATTAAGTAGTTGGCCAAATCGCTATCCTCGGGATTTAACCAGTACATTAACTCAGGCGCAACAACGACAGACGGGGGCCGATGAATTGCGCACGCAGCTTAGTAATTTATCTAAAACAGTGATAAATGCAGAGCAAGCACTAAAAACACAACAAGATAATTTAAAGCAGCAAGTATTTTGGGTTTTTTGTGTTGCTATTAGTGGACTCGTTATACTTGCTGGCGGTGTTTATATTGTTCAGCGTAATCTGGTACTTAATCCTCTTCGACGGTTGCGCGACGGATTTGCATTTTTAATTGAAACAAATGAGCTTAAAAATATTGTCAGTAATAATCCAAAAACCGAGGTCGGGGAAATAGCCCAATACTTTAATCAGCTAATTGAACGCCAGCGCATAGAAGCACAAGAGCGAGCGCAAATGCTAAAAGTAGTGAATGCTTTTATGCAGCAAATGAGTAAACATTTACAGACGATTGAGCAGCAAACTACTACGAGTTACGGACAAGTGGAACAAAATCAGTATTTGCTAACCGATATTCAGCAGATTGGAGAGCAAGTTAATAATATTAATACACAAGTAGCTGATAACGCACAAAGCACCTTTAGTGCCATGGAGCAAAGCTTAGGATTTGCGCAAAGTATGTTAAGTGCGAGTGCCGATACACAGGCACGGGTTGAACGCAGTATACAAAGCTTACAAGAGCTGCTTAATGGTGTTGAAGGCGTAAGTAAAATTATAGAAGTAATACGTAATATTGCAGAGCAAACCAACTTACTTGCGCTTAATGCAGCAATAGAATCAGCTAGGGCAGGTGAGCATGGTCGCGGCTTTGCAGTAGTGGCAGATGAAGTTAGGCAATTGGCACGGCAAACGCAAGGCTCGCTGAGCGAGATAAATGGGCAGCTCACCATACTGAGTGAAAACTCACGGCTAGTTACTACGCAAATAACGGCATTAACCCAAGGTGCTCAATCGCAAACACAAAATGCCCAAGAGCTTAAGTTAAATTCGGAGGCGGTGGCAAGTAATGCGCAAAATGCTAATAAAGTAGCGTTTGAGGCGATGGAGCTTGCTAAGCAGCAAAGCAATTTATTAGATAACTTTAGTCAGTCAATGGCTGAAATGAAGGGGCAAGTAAGTGAGTCGAGCTCGTTGGTGGATGATATACGCCATCAGCTACAGCAACAAATTCATACTATTAAAGGGGGCTTGGGGTTGTAA
- a CDS encoding Dyp-type peroxidase: MAQAQSGICAEANLHGLHLFFNVFDGQDESLRTKLKQVSAIEEEFSDQFSESMLSCMVAIGAQYWPHILPEYIPSELQSFPNINHNEHAMSVQPCDLFVQIRSDREDVNHLFALQILKLFAPDVELVEQIRNFRFLDGRDFNGFIYGGKMPHGRQKRATALINKPGSFEDQGSYIHVQRYKHDLSVWQHLSLDEQEQIIGRTRLDNTLITPALETSHAQRSELQDEQGQPILLNQGMPYGDVYEQGMLSITCSASGTAFEQVLKSRLGEGECYDHWLDFTQADMGSAFFAPSVGFLKQL, encoded by the coding sequence ATGGCACAAGCGCAATCAGGGATTTGTGCTGAAGCAAACTTACACGGTTTGCATTTATTTTTTAATGTGTTTGATGGCCAAGATGAGTCATTACGTACAAAACTCAAGCAAGTAAGCGCTATTGAGGAAGAGTTTAGCGATCAGTTTTCTGAATCTATGCTTTCTTGTATGGTGGCTATTGGTGCGCAATATTGGCCGCATATTTTGCCAGAGTATATCCCCAGTGAACTACAAAGCTTTCCTAATATAAATCATAATGAGCACGCAATGAGCGTGCAGCCGTGTGATTTGTTTGTGCAAATACGTTCAGACCGCGAAGACGTTAATCATTTATTTGCGCTGCAAATTTTAAAGTTATTTGCGCCAGACGTAGAGTTGGTGGAACAAATTCGTAATTTTAGATTTTTAGATGGTCGCGATTTTAATGGCTTTATTTATGGTGGAAAAATGCCGCATGGCCGACAAAAGCGGGCAACGGCGTTAATAAATAAACCTGGTAGCTTTGAGGATCAAGGCAGTTATATCCATGTGCAACGTTATAAGCACGATCTAAGCGTATGGCAGCATCTATCGCTAGATGAACAAGAGCAAATAATAGGTCGCACTCGCTTAGATAACACCCTTATAACTCCAGCGCTTGAAACCAGCCATGCACAGCGCAGTGAATTACAAGATGAGCAAGGCCAACCAATATTACTTAATCAAGGCATGCCTTATGGCGATGTTTACGAGCAAGGAATGTTGTCAATTACTTGCTCGGCCAGTGGAACCGCATTTGAACAGGTATTAAAAAGTCGTTTAGGTGAGGGGGAGTGCTATGATCATTGGCTTGATTTTACTCAAGCCGATATGGGGTCTGCGTTTTTTGCACCGTCAGTTGGGTTTTTAAAACAGTTATAA
- the mdh gene encoding malate dehydrogenase — protein MKVAVLGAAGGIGQALSLLLKTGLPAGSELSLYDVAPVVPGVAVDLSHIPTAVKVAGFGADALNEALKDADIVLIPAGMPRKPGMDRADLFNVNAGIIKTLAEGIVASCPKALVGIITNPVNGTVPIVAEVFKKAGTYDAKRVFGITTLDVIRSEAFVAELKGVDVATVKVPVIGGHSGTTILPLLSQVEGVSFTDEEVAALTPRIQNAGTEVVNAKAGGGSATLSMGAAAARFCMSLVKGLQGEDVVDYAYVAVENGDAEYFAHPVRLGKNGVEEILSYGELSAFETKAKNDMLETLKKDIKEGVDFMA, from the coding sequence ATGAAAGTTGCTGTATTAGGTGCTGCAGGCGGTATCGGTCAAGCGTTGTCTTTATTATTAAAAACAGGCTTACCAGCTGGTTCTGAATTATCACTATATGATGTTGCACCAGTAGTTCCAGGTGTTGCGGTTGATCTATCTCATATCCCTACAGCGGTTAAAGTAGCTGGCTTTGGCGCTGATGCGTTAAATGAAGCGCTTAAAGATGCTGATATCGTACTTATTCCTGCTGGCATGCCACGTAAGCCAGGTATGGATCGTGCAGATTTATTTAATGTAAATGCTGGTATCATCAAAACGTTAGCAGAAGGCATAGTTGCAAGTTGTCCTAAAGCGTTAGTAGGTATTATTACTAACCCAGTAAACGGCACGGTACCAATTGTTGCTGAAGTATTTAAAAAAGCAGGTACTTACGACGCTAAACGCGTATTTGGTATTACTACGCTTGACGTTATTCGTTCAGAAGCATTTGTTGCTGAACTTAAAGGCGTAGACGTAGCAACTGTTAAAGTTCCTGTAATTGGTGGCCACTCAGGTACTACTATTTTACCACTACTTTCTCAAGTTGAAGGCGTGAGCTTTACTGATGAGGAAGTTGCAGCACTTACTCCACGTATCCAAAATGCGGGTACTGAAGTTGTAAATGCTAAAGCGGGTGGCGGTTCAGCTACTTTATCAATGGGTGCAGCTGCAGCTCGTTTTTGTATGTCTTTAGTTAAAGGCCTACAGGGTGAAGACGTTGTAGATTACGCATACGTTGCTGTTGAAAATGGCGATGCAGAGTACTTTGCACACCCAGTACGTTTAGGTAAAAACGGCGTAGAAGAAATTCTTTCTTACGGCGAACTAAGCGCATTTGAAACAAAAGCAAAAAATGACATGCTTGAAACACTGAAAAAAGACATCAAAGAAGGTGTTGATTTCATGGCGTAA
- the argR gene encoding transcriptional regulator ArgR, with the protein MQPQDKQEALVKAFKALLKEENFGSQGDIVDSLKEQGFDNISQSKVSRMLSKFGAVRTRNAKQEMVYCLPAEMGVPTAKSPLRQLVIDIMHNEMMIIIRTSPGAAQLIARLLDSLGKADGVLGTIAGDDTIFIAPAKISEIDLTLERVRILFDTV; encoded by the coding sequence ATGCAACCACAAGACAAACAGGAAGCGTTAGTAAAAGCATTTAAAGCGCTTTTAAAAGAAGAGAACTTTGGCTCTCAAGGCGATATAGTAGATTCGTTAAAAGAGCAAGGTTTTGACAATATAAGCCAAAGCAAAGTGTCGCGCATGCTTAGTAAATTTGGCGCGGTACGAACGCGTAATGCCAAACAAGAAATGGTGTATTGCTTGCCTGCAGAAATGGGCGTACCCACAGCAAAAAGTCCGTTGCGTCAGCTTGTTATTGATATAATGCATAACGAAATGATGATTATTATCCGTACCAGTCCAGGCGCGGCTCAGCTCATTGCGCGTTTACTTGACTCATTAGGTAAAGCCGATGGCGTGTTAGGTACTATAGCCGGCGACGACACTATTTTTATTGCCCCAGCTAAAATATCTGAAATAGACTTAACCCTAGAGCGGGTACGTATTTTATTTGATACGGTTTAG
- the rpmA gene encoding 50S ribosomal protein L27: MAHKKAAGSTRNGRDSESKRLGVKRFGGESVLAGSIIVRQRGTRFHPGTNVGIGKDHTIFAKADGKVQFEQKGPLNRKYVTIVTE; the protein is encoded by the coding sequence ATGGCACATAAAAAAGCAGCTGGTAGTACTCGTAACGGTCGCGATTCAGAAAGCAAACGCCTAGGTGTTAAGCGTTTTGGTGGCGAATCAGTTCTAGCGGGTAGCATCATTGTTCGTCAGCGTGGAACTCGTTTCCACCCTGGTACAAACGTAGGTATCGGTAAAGACCATACTATCTTCGCAAAAGCAGATGGTAAAGTTCAGTTTGAACAAAAAGGTCCTTTAAACCGTAAATACGTAACTATCGTAACTGAGTAA
- the folA gene encoding type 3 dihydrofolate reductase, with protein MIISMIAAMANNRVIGLNNTMPWHLPGDLQHFKKITTGKPVVMGRKTFESIGRPLPGRRNIIITRNSQYQATGIEVATTPEAALNLVADVEEVMVIGGGNIYQQFLESAQRLYLTFIDLDVEGDTQFPDYEKAANWQVKDEVKMAADEKNQYSHRFVTLYKSS; from the coding sequence GTGATAATTTCAATGATTGCTGCAATGGCAAATAACCGTGTAATTGGCCTTAATAATACAATGCCTTGGCATTTACCAGGAGACTTACAGCATTTTAAAAAAATAACCACAGGTAAACCTGTGGTTATGGGGCGCAAAACATTTGAGTCTATTGGGCGGCCTTTACCAGGGCGTCGTAATATAATTATTACCCGTAATAGCCAGTATCAAGCAACTGGAATAGAAGTTGCTACAACGCCAGAGGCCGCGTTAAATTTAGTTGCAGATGTGGAAGAGGTGATGGTCATTGGTGGTGGAAATATTTATCAACAATTTTTAGAAAGTGCGCAAAGGCTTTATTTAACCTTTATAGACTTAGATGTTGAAGGTGATACTCAGTTTCCTGATTACGAAAAAGCAGCAAACTGGCAGGTTAAAGATGAAGTGAAAATGGCTGCGGATGAAAAAAATCAATATAGTCATAGATTTGTAACTTTATATAAAAGTTCTTAA
- a CDS encoding DUF3718 domain-containing protein, producing MIKLSKLVVITALAAGSFVYTAPAQADDQLAISICEYIAADDKNRLRSKLKSSRVKVRNIYDAVFCNGNNLLRHAVASNALDTGEYIVKNLSKSSLEDGADISWAESNGHSGSPLIAIIKERAGL from the coding sequence ATGATTAAGTTATCAAAGCTAGTTGTTATTACTGCACTTGCAGCCGGTTCGTTTGTATATACTGCCCCTGCACAAGCAGATGATCAGTTAGCGATTTCTATCTGTGAGTATATTGCAGCGGATGATAAAAATCGTTTACGTAGTAAACTTAAAAGCTCACGAGTGAAAGTTCGTAATATATACGACGCAGTATTTTGTAACGGTAATAATTTATTACGTCATGCAGTGGCAAGTAATGCATTAGACACCGGTGAATACATAGTAAAAAACTTATCTAAAAGCTCGCTAGAAGATGGTGCTGATATATCATGGGCTGAATCGAACGGTCATTCAGGATCGCCCTTAATTGCGATAATTAAAGAGCGCGCAGGCCTTTAA